From the Entomomonas sp. E2T0 genome, one window contains:
- the tyrS gene encoding tyrosine--tRNA ligase, protein MKSIEEQLALIKRGTEEILVEDELVEKLKQGKILRVKAGFDPTAPDLHLGHTVLINKLRHFQTLGHKVIFLIGDFTGMIGDPSGKNTTRPPLTREQVLANAETYKEQVFKILDPALTEVAFNSTWMDQMKPADFIRLASQYTVARMLERDDFENRYKSQQPIAIHEFLYPLIQGYDSVALECDVEMGGTDQRFNLLMGRELLRSYGKSPQCTITVPLLEGLDGVKKMSKSLGNYVGIDEPPGVMYNKLVSMPDTLIWRYFELLSFRDLEEIEQFKKGVENGANPRDIKIKLAEELIARFHGEEAAANAHKSAGNRLKEGELPEDLPEITLKAATDLPVAAVLNQAKLVKNSAAARDLLQAGSVRIDGNVVDASFTFKVGAEHVCQAGKKNFARIKLEQE, encoded by the coding sequence ATGAAATCTATTGAAGAACAGCTAGCATTAATCAAGCGAGGCACAGAAGAAATTCTAGTTGAAGATGAGTTAGTTGAGAAGTTAAAACAAGGTAAGATATTGCGAGTTAAAGCAGGTTTTGACCCTACCGCCCCAGATCTTCATTTAGGTCATACTGTACTTATTAATAAATTACGTCATTTTCAGACCTTAGGCCATAAAGTTATCTTTTTAATTGGTGACTTTACAGGTATGATCGGTGATCCAAGTGGTAAAAATACTACACGCCCACCTTTGACGAGAGAACAAGTTTTAGCCAATGCTGAGACTTATAAAGAACAAGTGTTCAAAATTTTAGATCCAGCATTAACCGAAGTAGCGTTTAACTCTACTTGGATGGATCAAATGAAACCTGCTGATTTTATCCGTTTAGCCTCTCAATATACTGTTGCACGCATGCTTGAGCGTGATGACTTTGAAAATCGATATAAAAGCCAACAACCAATCGCTATTCATGAATTCTTATATCCACTGATCCAAGGTTATGACTCTGTAGCATTAGAGTGTGATGTTGAAATGGGTGGTACTGACCAACGTTTTAATTTATTAATGGGACGTGAGTTATTACGTTCTTACGGTAAATCGCCACAATGTACTATTACTGTACCTTTATTAGAAGGTTTAGACGGTGTTAAAAAGATGTCTAAATCGTTAGGTAACTATGTGGGTATTGATGAGCCACCAGGAGTAATGTACAACAAATTAGTTTCAATGCCAGATACATTGATTTGGCGTTATTTTGAATTGTTAAGTTTCCGTGACTTAGAGGAAATTGAACAGTTTAAGAAGGGTGTAGAAAATGGAGCTAATCCTCGTGATATTAAAATTAAATTAGCTGAAGAATTAATTGCTCGTTTCCATGGTGAGGAAGCCGCTGCTAATGCCCATAAGTCAGCAGGTAATCGTCTAAAAGAGGGTGAACTACCAGAAGACTTACCAGAGATTACGTTAAAAGCAGCAACCGATTTACCTGTTGCAGCAGTACTTAATCAAGCTAAGCTAGTTAAAAACTCTGCAGCGGCTAGAGATTTACTACAAGCGGGAAGTGTACGCATAGATGGTAATGTAGTTGATGCTAGTTTTACTTTTAAAGTAGGTGCAGAACATGTTTGCCAAGCAGGTAAGAAAAATTTTGCACGTATTAAGTTAGAGCAGGAGTAA
- a CDS encoding DUF4303 domain-containing protein has protein sequence MDSQLQQQLHDLIVETITEGFQHIQGLISDERLYGFALHLNKDGRSFYCAANTLDGVTKKFTVKLRSIEDVTDYLWFSSEWDYTDIALKEYREKLSNFVKQSNLAKPIMNIWHDEYFKIILEALQTCNNQGLFGIGILREKMAVFVDSEDSNMFDLAERTSKLLNPPYVHDAFLRRFEPHDPQGLTYRLISELVADY, from the coding sequence ATGGATTCACAGTTACAACAACAGTTACATGATTTAATTGTTGAAACAATTACCGAAGGTTTTCAGCATATTCAAGGATTAATAAGTGATGAGCGCTTATACGGTTTTGCGTTACATTTAAATAAAGATGGTAGATCTTTTTATTGTGCGGCTAATACGTTAGATGGTGTAACTAAAAAGTTTACCGTTAAATTAAGAAGTATTGAGGATGTAACAGATTATCTATGGTTTTCCAGTGAGTGGGATTATACAGATATTGCTTTAAAGGAATACAGGGAAAAATTAAGTAATTTTGTTAAGCAAAGTAATCTAGCTAAACCTATTATGAATATCTGGCATGACGAATATTTTAAAATTATTCTGGAAGCTTTACAAACATGTAATAACCAAGGTTTGTTTGGAATTGGTATTCTTCGTGAAAAGATGGCTGTTTTTGTTGATTCTGAAGATAGTAATATGTTTGATTTGGCGGAAAGAACGTCTAAATTATTAAATCCTCCTTATGTTCATGATGCTTTTTTAAGGCGTTTCGAACCACATGACCC